In one window of Tubulanus polymorphus chromosome 3, tnTubPoly1.2, whole genome shotgun sequence DNA:
- the LOC141901855 gene encoding uncharacterized protein LOC141901855 isoform X2, whose amino-acid sequence MAKSQNKYSTDEIKASVLQLINHYQDDASIFDEVSQLETLENNCSKQKRFAVESLSIYHGKRNANEHQVRSSMVEKLCEVMNSLKHDEPLLQTDQRQRVQVAIDVLKADEKFSWEVFLNELAQNENTRLPLQICWLFDKEQLVSFDRFFTRNLQNSSIFINVINDLKTLLLRVGLQVDDSDEKYKQIAETVIKDTVLYLVKHVYDTDSNKDGQKTQIKKVASAILDKLIKGLCDEIGSLDNTIKSPFMMIRDVANIDMNILKKFAAHQMMTIIKHNPHYKVLDVIAQQDQWTYAKNAGGVSTMFKQMLVVFEHCEILGLLKRVLLNQEVNWKAALLFVATYLICFKDARAPFLDLVKDLISGALDNLESDRLIAAMLLVRQASLQGPQVFPTYQSWFQDMFQTESTSLANNRKSFTFLSKFLSDIVPFEPAFTLRAHILKPPFIPPKCAQIYNEYVALAKTRLSDLKETVEGEVVIFKRGERSTLDKDSQLKSDIENALVAFEESGKVPSAILEVSMFRRPYYVGKFLPELLKPRVLPKHPDSKMKFIEALHKLGKLPINMFNAYIQKCKERLTNGYESSESITELPVPVEPLAKLRYHLEELEAIILSDHSSASKMSDFGVKLAAIATSISHLTGLEPCTENECIKIAVHEHDSFSPETIKTSELVFSSYGRITGTKINGFLHEFSSRFINMLSQYPSVIACMCKLGTVSIKTKVTALTDENTECYACFAAELLACPLLKQLSLIGADDQTLSLVELHLSLLPMTSKVGQKLRMKYLVHFFCLASHRSVTADLSRPAAQMNYMLERFCPELRHDWIGSSTFNILNRSDQKLLEEIKSFDEFERLFEVNRITVNEWLEYEICMNPLDDFLNEIERQLYRNWYITIRMQGDDNPWKLLSAMFQNLVTHYQSSSDPLTYSSATCMLNLLQSCVYELQHNPYETGEGQSWLFEQLLWCIDLVIKQEANNRAVVVTGVELQIFFRIASKLPAYLLFKKRISDEVDKHIAKQLGDLLQTYLRNYCTNGKYGSLQHHTTLFIVKAIHCDSRLMHAFLMRCPPSLSFSLMVHWPALKNAVKLEQGWMDDMWNWAESCLRGIVKENLAKPWLKACSLFAVFCNLSCTNHRLVELQQYLLITVTSLELDCVVHLMICNLVYLQCMTTNEESSLSNLSVQLFVKIVKTQWNVIGSLLQHISHPTRKIFSDHMFSLLPYTFFRCFSHLSHYDLNSCAAVLPVETIERILLLYNDISHQYDTGLPAQGACESSNIMVKIYESVKQLITRLPKSHRTEISKDVIESCDQGVQMLFTHN is encoded by the exons ATGGCCAAATcacaaaataaatattcaacgGATGAAATTAAAGCGTCTGTTCTACAATTGATCAATCATTACCAAGATGATGCCTCTATCTTTGACGAG GTCTCTCAGTTGGAAACCCTAGAAAATAATTGCAGTAAACAGAAGAGATTTGCTG TTGAAAGTCTGTCAATTTATCATGGTAAACGAAATGCAAATGAGCATCAAGTTCGCTCATCCATGGTAGAAAAACTTTGTGAGGTGATGAATTCGTTAAAACATGATGAGCCTCTTCTACAGACAGATCAACGG CAAAGGGTGCAAGTTGCTATTGATGTACTGAAAGCTGATGAGAAATTCAGTTGGGAAGTTTTCCTGAATGAATTGGCTCAAAATGAG AATACCAGACTACCTCTGCAGATCTGTTGGCTATTTGACAAAGAGCAGCTGGTATCATTTGACCGTTTCTTTACCAG aaatttacAGAATTCTTCTATTTTCATCAATGTGATAAACGATCTGAAAACGTTACTGCTTCGCGTAGGCCTACAAGTAGATGATAGTGATGAGAAATACAAACAGATTGCCGAAACAGTCATTAAAG ACACAGTTCTCTACCTTGTGAAGCACGTTTATGATACAGACTCAAATAAGGATGGTCAGAAAACACAGATTAAAAAGGTAGCTTCTGCTATATTggataaattaataaaag GTTTATGTGATGAAATAGGTAGTCTTGATAATACGATAAAAAGTCCATTCATGATGATTCGAGATGTTGCCAATATAGATATGaacattttgaagaaattcgcTGCACATCAGATGATGACCATAATAAAACATAATCCGCACTACAAGG TCTTGGATGTTATTGCACAGCAGGATCAATGGACTTATGCAAAAAACGCTGGTGGTGTCAGTACGATGTTTAAGCAG ATGCTGGTGGTATTCGAGCATTGTGAAATCTTGGGCTTACTCAAACGAGTGCTATTGAATCAAGAAGTCAACTGGAAGGCAGCCCTCTTGTTTGTTGCAACATATTTGATCTGCTTCAAAGATGCTAGAGCGCCCTTCCTTG ATTTGGTAAAAGATTTGATTTCTGGAGCTCTTGATAACCTTGAATCGGATCGGTTGATTGCAGCAATGTTGTTGGTGAGACAAGCTAGTTTACAAGGTCCTCAAGTGTTTCCTACATATCAAAGCTGGTTTCAG gacaTGTTTCAGACAGAATCTACTTCACTTGCCAACAACAGAAAATCATTTACTTTTCTCAGCAAATTTCTTAGTGATATTGTGCCTTTTGAGCCTGCCTTTACTTTACGT GCTCATATACTGAAACCACCATTCATTCCTCCAAAATGTGCTCAAATCTACAACGAATACGTAGCTCTTGCGAAAACCAGGCTTAGTGATCTGAAG GAGACTGTAGAAGGTGAGGttgttattttcaaaagaGGTGAAAGATCAACATTAGACAAAGACAGTCAG CTCAAATCAGATATTGAGAATGCTCTGGTTGCATTTGAAGAATCTGGGAAGGTCCCATCGGCAATTTTAGAAGTTAG taTGTTCCGAAGACCGTACTATGTCGGGAAATTTCTACCTGAACTTCTGAAACCAAGAGTT CTTCCAAAACATCCTGAcagtaaaatgaaatttattgagGCATTACACAA ACTTGGAAAGTTGCCTATAAACATGTTCAACGCATACATTCAGAAGTGTAAGGAAAGGCTTACCAATG GATATGAAAGTAGTGAATCAATAACAGAACTACCTGTACCAGTCGAACCACTTGCAAAACTTCGGTATCATCTGGAAGAATTGGAAGCTATCATCTTGTCAGACCACAGTAGTGCTTCAAAAATGTCTG ATTTTGGGGTTAAACTTGCGGCAATAGCTACAAGTATCAGTCATTTGACAGGACTAGAGCCATGCACTGAAAATGAATGCATTAAGATAGCTGTCCATGAACACGATTCATTTTCACCAGAAACtatcaaa ACTAGTGAGCTAGTATTTAGCAGTTATGGACGTATTACTGGTACAAAGATCAATGGCTTTCTTCATGAATTCAGTAGCAGATTCATCAACATGCTCTCGCAGTATCCATCTGTGATTGCATGTATGTGCAAATTAGGAACAGTTTCTATCAAAACTAAG GTCACTGCATTGACTGACGAAAATACAGAGTGTTATGCTTGTTTTGCTGCTGAGTTATTGGCATGTCCGTTGTTAAAACAACTATCCCTTATTGGTGCTGATGATCAAACCTTGTCTTTGGTTGAGTTGCATCTCAGTTTGTTACCTATGACAAGTAAAGTTGGACAGAAActtcgtatgaaatatttggttcATTTTTTCTGTCTGGCTTCTCATCGTTCAGTAACTGCTGACTTATCTAGACCTGCAGCACAG atgaaCTATATGCTGGAACGATTTTGCCCGGAGTTGCGTCACGACTGGATAGGGTCATCTACATTTAACATTCTCAACAGGTCGGACCAAAAACTGTTAGAAGAAATAAAaagttttgatgaatttgaaaGATTATTCGAAGTCAACAGAATAACAGTGAATGAATGgcttgaatatgaaatatgtatgaatCCATTGGATGATTTCCTGAATGAGATTGAAAG GCAACTGTATCGCAACTGGTACATCACAATTAGGATGCAGGGTGATGACAATCCCTGGAAGCTTCTATCAGCTATGTTCCAAAATCTTGTTACCCATTACCAAAG CAGCAGTGATCCATTGACCTATTCTAGTGCAACCTGTATGCTCAATTTACTTCAG aGTTGTGTGTATGAGTTACAACATAATCCATATGAAACAGGCGAGGGTCAGTCGTGGTTATTTGAGCAGTTACTTTGGTGTATAGATTTGGTGATAAAGCAAGAAGCAAATAATCGCGCAGTAGTTGTTACTGGTGTTGAGTTGCAAATATTCTTCAG GATTGCGTCAAAGTTGCCAGCATATTTACTATTTAAGAAGCGTATATCAGATGAAGTTGATAAGCACATAGCTAAGCAGCTTGGCGATTTGCTTCAGACTTATCTG AGAAACTATTGTACAAATGGAAAGTATGGGTCTCTGCAACATCATACAACATTGTTTATTGTAAAA GCAATTCACTGTGATAGTCGACTGATGCATGCATTTCTGATGAGGTGTCCGCCGTCACTCAGTTTTTCGCTCATG GTACACTGGCCAGCTCTGAAGAACGCAGTTAAGTTGGAACAAGGCTGGATGGATGATATGTGGAATTGGGCAGAAAG tTGTTTGAGAGGAATTGTCAAGGAGAACTTGGCGAAACCCTGGCTGAAAGCATGTTCACTTTTTGCGGTTTTTTGCAATCTGTCTTGTACAAATCATAG GTTAGTTGAGTTGCAACAATATTTACTGATCACAGTGACTAGTTTAGAGTTGGACTGCGTTGTGCATTTGATGATCTGCAATCTAGTCTACTTGCAATGTATGACTACAAATGAA GAATCTTCATTGTCGAATTTGAGCGTACAGTTATTTGTTAAAATTGTGAAGACACAGTGGAATGTGATTGGTTCACTTCTGCAGCATATATCACACCCAACTCGAAAAATATTCTCTGACCATATGTTCTCATTGCTGCCATATACATTCTTCAG ATGTTTTTCGCATTTGAGTCATTACGATTTGAATAGTTGCGCTGCAGTTCTACCAGTGGAGACAATTGAACGAATTTTGCTCCTTTACAATGATATAAGTCACCAATATGACACGGGCTTACCAGCACAG GGTGCGTGtgaatcatcaaatattatgGTCAAGATTTATGAATCTGTGAAGCAATTAATAACACGATTACCAAAGAGTCACCGAACTGAAATTTCTAAG gaTGTAATCGAGAGCTGTGATCAGGGTGTGCAGATGTTGTTTACTCATAACTGA
- the LOC141901855 gene encoding Fanconi anemia group A protein-like isoform X1 — protein sequence MAKSQNKYSTDEIKASVLQLINHYQDDASIFDEVSQLETLENNCSKQKRFAVESLSIYHGKRNANEHQVRSSMVEKLCEVMNSLKHDEPLLQTDQRQRVQVAIDVLKADEKFSWEVFLNELAQNENTRLPLQICWLFDKEQLVSFDRFFTRNLQNSSIFINVINDLKTLLLRVGLQVDDSDEKYKQIAETVIKDTVLYLVKHVYDTDSNKDGQKTQIKKVASAILDKLIKGLCDEIGSLDNTIKSPFMMIRDVANIDMNILKKFAAHQMMTIIKHNPHYKVLDVIAQQDQWTYAKNAGGVSTMFKQMLVVFEHCEILGLLKRVLLNQEVNWKAALLFVATYLICFKDARAPFLDLVKDLISGALDNLESDRLIAAMLLVRQASLQGPQVFPTYQSWFQDMFQTESTSLANNRKSFTFLSKFLSDIVPFEPAFTLRAHILKPPFIPPKCAQIYNEYVALAKTRLSDLKETVEGEVVIFKRGERSTLDKDSQLKSDIENALVAFEESGKVPSAILEVSMFRRPYYVGKFLPELLKPRVLPKHPDSKMKFIEALHKLGKLPINMFNAYIQKCKERLTNGYESSESITELPVPVEPLAKLRYHLEELEAIILSDHSSASKMSDFGVKLAAIATSISHLTGLEPCTENECIKIAVHEHDSFSPETIKTSELVFSSYGRITGTKINGFLHEFSSRFINMLSQYPSVIACMCKLGTVSIKTKVTALTDENTECYACFAAELLACPLLKQLSLIGADDQTLSLVELHLSLLPMTSKVGQKLRMKYLVHFFCLASHRSVTADLSRPAAQMNYMLERFCPELRHDWIGSSTFNILNRSDQKLLEEIKSFDEFERLFEVNRITVNEWLEYEICMNPLDDFLNEIERQLYRNWYITIRMQGDDNPWKLLSAMFQNLVTHYQSIVSHHSSSDPLTYSSATCMLNLLQSCVYELQHNPYETGEGQSWLFEQLLWCIDLVIKQEANNRAVVVTGVELQIFFRIASKLPAYLLFKKRISDEVDKHIAKQLGDLLQTYLRNYCTNGKYGSLQHHTTLFIVKAIHCDSRLMHAFLMRCPPSLSFSLMVHWPALKNAVKLEQGWMDDMWNWAESCLRGIVKENLAKPWLKACSLFAVFCNLSCTNHRLVELQQYLLITVTSLELDCVVHLMICNLVYLQCMTTNEESSLSNLSVQLFVKIVKTQWNVIGSLLQHISHPTRKIFSDHMFSLLPYTFFRCFSHLSHYDLNSCAAVLPVETIERILLLYNDISHQYDTGLPAQGACESSNIMVKIYESVKQLITRLPKSHRTEISKDVIESCDQGVQMLFTHN from the exons ATGGCCAAATcacaaaataaatattcaacgGATGAAATTAAAGCGTCTGTTCTACAATTGATCAATCATTACCAAGATGATGCCTCTATCTTTGACGAG GTCTCTCAGTTGGAAACCCTAGAAAATAATTGCAGTAAACAGAAGAGATTTGCTG TTGAAAGTCTGTCAATTTATCATGGTAAACGAAATGCAAATGAGCATCAAGTTCGCTCATCCATGGTAGAAAAACTTTGTGAGGTGATGAATTCGTTAAAACATGATGAGCCTCTTCTACAGACAGATCAACGG CAAAGGGTGCAAGTTGCTATTGATGTACTGAAAGCTGATGAGAAATTCAGTTGGGAAGTTTTCCTGAATGAATTGGCTCAAAATGAG AATACCAGACTACCTCTGCAGATCTGTTGGCTATTTGACAAAGAGCAGCTGGTATCATTTGACCGTTTCTTTACCAG aaatttacAGAATTCTTCTATTTTCATCAATGTGATAAACGATCTGAAAACGTTACTGCTTCGCGTAGGCCTACAAGTAGATGATAGTGATGAGAAATACAAACAGATTGCCGAAACAGTCATTAAAG ACACAGTTCTCTACCTTGTGAAGCACGTTTATGATACAGACTCAAATAAGGATGGTCAGAAAACACAGATTAAAAAGGTAGCTTCTGCTATATTggataaattaataaaag GTTTATGTGATGAAATAGGTAGTCTTGATAATACGATAAAAAGTCCATTCATGATGATTCGAGATGTTGCCAATATAGATATGaacattttgaagaaattcgcTGCACATCAGATGATGACCATAATAAAACATAATCCGCACTACAAGG TCTTGGATGTTATTGCACAGCAGGATCAATGGACTTATGCAAAAAACGCTGGTGGTGTCAGTACGATGTTTAAGCAG ATGCTGGTGGTATTCGAGCATTGTGAAATCTTGGGCTTACTCAAACGAGTGCTATTGAATCAAGAAGTCAACTGGAAGGCAGCCCTCTTGTTTGTTGCAACATATTTGATCTGCTTCAAAGATGCTAGAGCGCCCTTCCTTG ATTTGGTAAAAGATTTGATTTCTGGAGCTCTTGATAACCTTGAATCGGATCGGTTGATTGCAGCAATGTTGTTGGTGAGACAAGCTAGTTTACAAGGTCCTCAAGTGTTTCCTACATATCAAAGCTGGTTTCAG gacaTGTTTCAGACAGAATCTACTTCACTTGCCAACAACAGAAAATCATTTACTTTTCTCAGCAAATTTCTTAGTGATATTGTGCCTTTTGAGCCTGCCTTTACTTTACGT GCTCATATACTGAAACCACCATTCATTCCTCCAAAATGTGCTCAAATCTACAACGAATACGTAGCTCTTGCGAAAACCAGGCTTAGTGATCTGAAG GAGACTGTAGAAGGTGAGGttgttattttcaaaagaGGTGAAAGATCAACATTAGACAAAGACAGTCAG CTCAAATCAGATATTGAGAATGCTCTGGTTGCATTTGAAGAATCTGGGAAGGTCCCATCGGCAATTTTAGAAGTTAG taTGTTCCGAAGACCGTACTATGTCGGGAAATTTCTACCTGAACTTCTGAAACCAAGAGTT CTTCCAAAACATCCTGAcagtaaaatgaaatttattgagGCATTACACAA ACTTGGAAAGTTGCCTATAAACATGTTCAACGCATACATTCAGAAGTGTAAGGAAAGGCTTACCAATG GATATGAAAGTAGTGAATCAATAACAGAACTACCTGTACCAGTCGAACCACTTGCAAAACTTCGGTATCATCTGGAAGAATTGGAAGCTATCATCTTGTCAGACCACAGTAGTGCTTCAAAAATGTCTG ATTTTGGGGTTAAACTTGCGGCAATAGCTACAAGTATCAGTCATTTGACAGGACTAGAGCCATGCACTGAAAATGAATGCATTAAGATAGCTGTCCATGAACACGATTCATTTTCACCAGAAACtatcaaa ACTAGTGAGCTAGTATTTAGCAGTTATGGACGTATTACTGGTACAAAGATCAATGGCTTTCTTCATGAATTCAGTAGCAGATTCATCAACATGCTCTCGCAGTATCCATCTGTGATTGCATGTATGTGCAAATTAGGAACAGTTTCTATCAAAACTAAG GTCACTGCATTGACTGACGAAAATACAGAGTGTTATGCTTGTTTTGCTGCTGAGTTATTGGCATGTCCGTTGTTAAAACAACTATCCCTTATTGGTGCTGATGATCAAACCTTGTCTTTGGTTGAGTTGCATCTCAGTTTGTTACCTATGACAAGTAAAGTTGGACAGAAActtcgtatgaaatatttggttcATTTTTTCTGTCTGGCTTCTCATCGTTCAGTAACTGCTGACTTATCTAGACCTGCAGCACAG atgaaCTATATGCTGGAACGATTTTGCCCGGAGTTGCGTCACGACTGGATAGGGTCATCTACATTTAACATTCTCAACAGGTCGGACCAAAAACTGTTAGAAGAAATAAAaagttttgatgaatttgaaaGATTATTCGAAGTCAACAGAATAACAGTGAATGAATGgcttgaatatgaaatatgtatgaatCCATTGGATGATTTCCTGAATGAGATTGAAAG GCAACTGTATCGCAACTGGTACATCACAATTAGGATGCAGGGTGATGACAATCCCTGGAAGCTTCTATCAGCTATGTTCCAAAATCTTGTTACCCATTACCAAAG TATCGTTTCTCATCATAGCAGCAGTGATCCATTGACCTATTCTAGTGCAACCTGTATGCTCAATTTACTTCAG aGTTGTGTGTATGAGTTACAACATAATCCATATGAAACAGGCGAGGGTCAGTCGTGGTTATTTGAGCAGTTACTTTGGTGTATAGATTTGGTGATAAAGCAAGAAGCAAATAATCGCGCAGTAGTTGTTACTGGTGTTGAGTTGCAAATATTCTTCAG GATTGCGTCAAAGTTGCCAGCATATTTACTATTTAAGAAGCGTATATCAGATGAAGTTGATAAGCACATAGCTAAGCAGCTTGGCGATTTGCTTCAGACTTATCTG AGAAACTATTGTACAAATGGAAAGTATGGGTCTCTGCAACATCATACAACATTGTTTATTGTAAAA GCAATTCACTGTGATAGTCGACTGATGCATGCATTTCTGATGAGGTGTCCGCCGTCACTCAGTTTTTCGCTCATG GTACACTGGCCAGCTCTGAAGAACGCAGTTAAGTTGGAACAAGGCTGGATGGATGATATGTGGAATTGGGCAGAAAG tTGTTTGAGAGGAATTGTCAAGGAGAACTTGGCGAAACCCTGGCTGAAAGCATGTTCACTTTTTGCGGTTTTTTGCAATCTGTCTTGTACAAATCATAG GTTAGTTGAGTTGCAACAATATTTACTGATCACAGTGACTAGTTTAGAGTTGGACTGCGTTGTGCATTTGATGATCTGCAATCTAGTCTACTTGCAATGTATGACTACAAATGAA GAATCTTCATTGTCGAATTTGAGCGTACAGTTATTTGTTAAAATTGTGAAGACACAGTGGAATGTGATTGGTTCACTTCTGCAGCATATATCACACCCAACTCGAAAAATATTCTCTGACCATATGTTCTCATTGCTGCCATATACATTCTTCAG ATGTTTTTCGCATTTGAGTCATTACGATTTGAATAGTTGCGCTGCAGTTCTACCAGTGGAGACAATTGAACGAATTTTGCTCCTTTACAATGATATAAGTCACCAATATGACACGGGCTTACCAGCACAG GGTGCGTGtgaatcatcaaatattatgGTCAAGATTTATGAATCTGTGAAGCAATTAATAACACGATTACCAAAGAGTCACCGAACTGAAATTTCTAAG gaTGTAATCGAGAGCTGTGATCAGGGTGTGCAGATGTTGTTTACTCATAACTGA